The following proteins come from a genomic window of Halomarina ordinaria:
- a CDS encoding L-lactate MFS transporter, with protein sequence MPQTTASKNRWLIALSAVAIHVSIGSIYAYSVYQNPLNETQGWAISDVTLGFTVAIFMLGMAAAFLGTFVEKYGPRVSGLASAVLFGLGTVGAGLSVQLGNYPLFLATYGVVGGVGLGIGYIAPISTLVQWFPDRRGLATGMAVMGFGAGALITSPVAAFLMEATSVPTAFYVLGASYFLFMAAGASYLQKPPEGWVPEGADPDALEDEEEGGDLAQLRARESLRTPRFYLLWLMMFINVSAGIMLLSVASNMTQAITGATAATAASIVGVTGLFNGLGRIGWASGSDYIGRTNTYTLFFAIQVVAFALLPRVTNVTIFAVLLFLIITCYGGGFACLPAYIGDLFGTKELSAIHGYLLTAWALAGVAGPSLVAYVVESTGNYTTAFYVVAGALAVGFLATVALRLKIRRVRDGTPSTSGTPAGQD encoded by the coding sequence ATGCCACAGACAACCGCGTCGAAGAACCGTTGGTTGATCGCGCTGTCCGCCGTCGCTATCCACGTCTCTATCGGCTCGATATACGCCTACAGTGTCTACCAGAACCCGCTCAACGAGACCCAGGGGTGGGCCATCTCGGACGTCACGCTCGGGTTCACCGTCGCCATCTTCATGCTCGGGATGGCCGCCGCCTTCCTCGGGACGTTCGTCGAGAAGTACGGTCCACGGGTATCGGGGCTGGCCTCCGCCGTCCTGTTCGGTCTCGGGACCGTCGGCGCCGGTCTCAGCGTCCAGCTCGGGAACTACCCGCTGTTCCTCGCGACCTACGGCGTCGTCGGCGGCGTCGGCCTCGGTATCGGGTACATCGCCCCCATCTCCACGCTGGTCCAGTGGTTCCCCGACCGGCGCGGGCTGGCGACCGGGATGGCGGTCATGGGCTTCGGTGCCGGCGCGCTCATCACCAGTCCGGTCGCCGCCTTCCTGATGGAGGCGACGTCCGTCCCGACCGCGTTCTACGTCCTCGGCGCCAGTTACTTCCTGTTCATGGCGGCCGGCGCGAGTTACCTGCAGAAGCCCCCGGAGGGGTGGGTCCCCGAGGGGGCCGACCCGGACGCCCTGGAGGACGAGGAGGAGGGGGGCGACCTCGCACAGTTGCGGGCGCGGGAGTCGCTCAGGACGCCCCGGTTCTACCTGCTGTGGCTCATGATGTTCATCAACGTCTCGGCCGGCATCATGCTGCTGTCGGTGGCCTCGAACATGACGCAGGCCATCACCGGCGCCACGGCGGCGACGGCCGCCTCCATCGTCGGCGTCACTGGACTGTTCAACGGCCTCGGGCGCATCGGGTGGGCCAGCGGCTCCGACTACATCGGGCGGACGAACACCTACACCCTGTTCTTCGCCATCCAGGTCGTCGCGTTCGCCCTCCTCCCGCGGGTGACGAACGTGACGATATTCGCCGTCCTGCTGTTCCTCATCATCACCTGCTACGGCGGCGGGTTCGCCTGCCTGCCGGCGTACATCGGCGACCTGTTCGGGACGAAAGAGCTCAGCGCCATCCACGGCTACCTGCTCACCGCGTGGGCGCTCGCCGGCGTCGCCGGCCCCTCGCTGGTCGCGTACGTCGTCGAGTCGACCGGGAACTACACGACGGCGTTCTACGTCGTCGCCGGCGCCCTCGCCGTCGGCTTCCTCGCGACCGTCGCGCTCCGGTTGAAGATTCGGCGCGTCCGGGACGGCACGCCGAGTACGTCGGGCACTCCCGCCGGACAGGACTGA
- a CDS encoding iron-containing alcohol dehydrogenase, with the protein MPDSDLQHGTRLVVSPSKVVLGSGAADEVGDYAATYGDRALVVASEVIFDIHGESLVETIEDAGLDVVTYTDVRPDPTVENIEDAFALWESEDCDVIVTLGGGSSIDTGKGVGILAANGGSIRDYGVDRAGYEGVPNPSPPIVAVNTTAGTGSEATRSVVVSDESTSTKFLIVSQNVVPTVAIEDPEITRSLPRSHTAFTGIDALTHAIEAFVSVKSYSVPDDYARSAIRRISDSFTKAWANGDDIEARTEMMIGQLQAGQAFTNSSVALVHGMARPLGAQLHIPHGLANALILPYVMEFSVMAAPEKYAEIARLMGAADAHTPTREAAEAAADAVLQVCEDVSLASYLDEFGDVPDREAYLDVVGTMAQDAIDSGSPDNNPRRPTREEIEDLFVTIYDDALAPDSPRRS; encoded by the coding sequence ATGCCGGACTCTGACTTACAGCACGGAACCCGACTGGTCGTCTCGCCGAGCAAGGTCGTCCTCGGCAGCGGCGCCGCCGACGAGGTCGGCGACTACGCCGCCACCTACGGCGACCGGGCGCTGGTCGTCGCGAGCGAGGTCATCTTCGACATCCACGGCGAGTCGCTCGTCGAGACCATCGAGGACGCGGGCCTCGACGTCGTCACCTACACCGACGTCCGGCCCGACCCCACGGTGGAGAACATCGAGGACGCGTTCGCCCTCTGGGAGTCGGAGGACTGCGACGTCATCGTGACGCTCGGCGGCGGGTCGTCCATCGACACGGGCAAGGGGGTCGGCATCCTCGCGGCCAACGGCGGGTCCATCCGCGACTACGGCGTCGACCGCGCGGGCTACGAGGGCGTCCCGAACCCCTCGCCGCCCATCGTCGCCGTCAACACGACGGCGGGGACCGGCAGCGAGGCGACCCGGTCGGTCGTCGTCTCCGACGAGTCCACCTCGACGAAGTTCCTCATCGTCTCGCAGAACGTCGTCCCGACCGTCGCCATCGAGGACCCCGAGATAACCCGCTCGCTCCCCCGGAGCCACACCGCCTTCACCGGCATCGACGCGCTCACCCACGCCATCGAGGCGTTCGTCTCCGTGAAGTCCTACAGCGTCCCCGACGACTACGCCCGGTCGGCCATCAGGCGCATCAGCGACTCGTTCACGAAGGCGTGGGCCAACGGCGACGACATCGAGGCCCGCACCGAGATGATGATCGGCCAGCTCCAGGCCGGCCAGGCGTTCACCAACTCCTCGGTGGCGCTCGTCCACGGGATGGCCCGGCCGCTCGGCGCGCAACTGCACATCCCTCACGGCCTCGCGAACGCGCTCATCCTCCCCTACGTGATGGAGTTCTCGGTGATGGCGGCCCCCGAGAAGTACGCCGAAATCGCGCGTCTGATGGGTGCAGCCGATGCGCACACGCCGACCCGCGAGGCCGCCGAGGCCGCCGCCGACGCCGTCCTGCAGGTCTGTGAAGACGTCTCGCTCGCCTCCTACCTCGACGAGTTCGGCGACGTTCCCGACCGGGAGGCCTACCTCGACGTGGTCGGGACGATGGCCCAGGACGCCATCGACTCCGGGTCGCCGGACAACAACCCGCGTCGGCCCACCCGCGAGGAGATCGAGGACCTGTTCGTCACCATCTACGACGACGCGCTGGCACCCGACAGCCCCCGGCGGTCGTAG
- a CDS encoding aldehyde ferredoxin oxidoreductase family protein, which produces MSDLPPVYGGEILHVHLDTGETEREAIDPADARRFLGGNGFAAKQVYEHVPDDADAFDPENVLAFAVGPMNYTPFQSTSRGVVGFVSPMTGGFFDSTFGGTFPQAQKTTGFEVVVLHGVAEDLSYVHVDEEGARLEDASEFAGMDTYETCAAVREAEGRGHETHVVAAGPAGENRVRFACLLHDGKLREGVAGRGGAGAVLGSKNVKAVAIREGEFTPEPADESGLRELANGQMGELMNETEMLQEYGTSGLVNPINEMGKLGTHNYQHEQADEADAEAVSGETLKSKYVTEDTTCANCAVRCGKHVSVQSEGLTEAKIPEFESLFATTTMQEVYDIKRVMKANDLCDRLGMDTISWGVTVAFARECNEQGLLDHHDSPHLDFGDADGLVELARQTAHREGFGDRLAEGSFRLAASLEDTESAERFLHGSKDLEFAAHSPRGLKGMSIGYATATRGGSHHDTRPTRQYGGEHDETTEGTPEFAARSQHYTALGDSLTQCRFVSEGGWGKEVNENYRDALSLATGWDLSVDDVEEIGERVYNLERLINVRRGVARRETDTLSHRVTHEPIPDGPSEGMYCPPEELDAMLTEYYDVRGWDDDGTPTEATLSRLDMGEFA; this is translated from the coding sequence GTGAGCGACCTCCCCCCGGTGTACGGCGGCGAGATACTCCACGTCCACCTCGACACCGGCGAGACGGAGCGGGAGGCCATCGACCCGGCGGACGCCCGGCGCTTCCTCGGCGGGAACGGTTTCGCCGCGAAGCAGGTGTACGAACACGTCCCCGACGACGCGGACGCCTTCGACCCCGAGAACGTCCTCGCGTTCGCCGTCGGGCCGATGAACTACACGCCCTTCCAGAGCACGAGTCGCGGCGTCGTCGGGTTCGTCTCCCCGATGACCGGCGGCTTCTTCGACTCCACGTTCGGCGGGACGTTCCCGCAGGCCCAGAAGACGACGGGCTTCGAGGTGGTGGTCCTCCACGGCGTCGCCGAGGACCTCTCGTACGTCCACGTCGACGAGGAGGGAGCGCGCCTGGAGGACGCGAGCGAGTTCGCCGGGATGGACACCTACGAGACGTGTGCGGCGGTCCGCGAGGCGGAGGGCCGGGGCCACGAGACGCACGTCGTCGCCGCCGGCCCCGCCGGCGAGAACCGGGTGCGGTTCGCCTGCCTCCTCCACGACGGGAAGTTACGGGAGGGCGTCGCCGGGCGCGGCGGCGCGGGGGCCGTCCTCGGGTCGAAGAACGTGAAGGCTGTCGCGATTCGGGAGGGCGAGTTCACCCCCGAACCGGCCGACGAGAGCGGTCTCAGGGAGCTCGCCAACGGGCAGATGGGCGAGCTGATGAACGAGACGGAGATGCTCCAGGAGTACGGCACGAGCGGCCTCGTCAATCCCATCAACGAGATGGGGAAACTCGGGACCCACAACTACCAGCACGAGCAGGCCGACGAGGCCGACGCCGAGGCGGTCAGCGGCGAGACCCTCAAATCGAAGTACGTCACTGAGGACACCACCTGCGCGAACTGCGCCGTCCGCTGCGGGAAGCACGTCTCCGTCCAGTCCGAGGGGCTGACCGAGGCGAAGATACCCGAGTTCGAGAGCCTCTTCGCCACGACGACGATGCAGGAGGTGTACGACATCAAGCGCGTGATGAAGGCCAACGACCTCTGTGACCGCCTCGGGATGGACACCATCTCGTGGGGCGTCACGGTCGCGTTCGCGCGCGAGTGCAACGAACAGGGGTTGCTCGACCACCACGACTCGCCGCACCTCGACTTCGGGGACGCCGACGGTCTGGTCGAACTGGCCCGCCAGACCGCCCACCGCGAGGGGTTCGGCGACCGGCTCGCCGAGGGGTCGTTCCGCCTCGCCGCGTCGCTGGAGGACACCGAGAGCGCCGAGCGCTTCCTCCACGGCTCGAAGGACCTGGAGTTCGCCGCCCACTCCCCGCGGGGCCTGAAGGGGATGAGCATCGGCTACGCCACCGCGACGCGCGGCGGGTCGCACCACGACACCCGCCCGACGCGCCAGTACGGCGGCGAGCACGACGAGACCACCGAGGGGACGCCCGAGTTCGCCGCCCGCTCGCAGCACTACACCGCCCTCGGCGACTCGCTCACCCAGTGTCGGTTCGTCAGCGAGGGGGGCTGGGGCAAGGAGGTGAACGAGAACTACCGCGACGCCCTCAGCCTCGCGACCGGGTGGGACCTCTCGGTCGACGACGTCGAGGAAATCGGCGAGCGGGTGTACAACCTCGAACGCCTCATCAACGTCCGGCGGGGCGTCGCCAGACGGGAGACGGACACGCTCTCGCATCGCGTCACGCACGAACCCATCCCCGACGGCCCCTCGGAGGGGATGTACTGTCCGCCCGAGGAACTCGACGCGATGCTCACCGAGTACTACGACGTCCGGGGCTGGGACGACGACGGGACGCCCACCGAGGCGACGCTCTCCCGCCTCGACATGGGCGAGTTCGCCTGA
- a CDS encoding ABC transporter substrate-binding protein: protein MSVTDSELTRRRLLGGTGIAAGGLLAGCLGGPSAGDSNGSAGGGPANGTDGTNDTGDEGDGSYTVTLSPVGDVEFDAVPESVMAYSPHYADMAVAFGHGASVNSLGFTDGYGETAAYFYDALDGVSFEVDGLTQLFNEGMDKEVYYELDSDVHLMDPCWAMTFDAWSEADVEDVRRDVGPWFGNRYSRQHSEPPEGCRDGYEYYSLWELCGKVADVFRERERFEALSAMHDDLIGTIESALPPEDERPTVGQVAFYDERFSPYRINGPGFGRAHTAPLGARDVFADSDRTYAENYEASYDFEGMLEYDPDVVLHHFAITPFYEFDSILETVRDHPVGSQLSAVENDRFYASGTAFQGPIVNLFQLEMTAKQLYPDLFGEWPGYEDGDSYPEVPEDERLFDRDELATVVRGE from the coding sequence ATGTCGGTGACGGACAGCGAACTCACGCGTCGCCGCCTCCTCGGCGGGACGGGTATCGCGGCTGGTGGACTGCTCGCCGGGTGTCTCGGCGGTCCGAGCGCGGGCGACTCGAACGGGAGCGCCGGCGGTGGGCCGGCGAACGGGACGGACGGAACGAACGACACCGGAGACGAGGGGGACGGGTCGTACACGGTGACGCTCTCGCCCGTCGGGGACGTCGAGTTCGACGCCGTCCCCGAGTCGGTGATGGCCTACAGCCCCCACTACGCGGACATGGCCGTCGCGTTCGGCCACGGAGCGTCGGTGAACTCCCTCGGGTTCACGGACGGCTACGGCGAGACGGCGGCGTACTTCTACGACGCGCTGGACGGTGTCTCCTTCGAGGTGGACGGCCTCACGCAGTTGTTCAACGAGGGGATGGACAAGGAGGTGTACTACGAACTCGACAGCGACGTCCACCTGATGGACCCCTGCTGGGCGATGACCTTCGACGCGTGGAGCGAGGCCGACGTCGAGGACGTCCGGCGCGACGTCGGTCCGTGGTTCGGCAACCGATACAGCCGACAGCACTCCGAACCGCCGGAGGGCTGTCGGGACGGCTACGAGTACTACTCGCTCTGGGAGCTGTGCGGGAAGGTCGCCGACGTCTTCCGGGAGCGCGAGCGCTTCGAGGCGCTCTCGGCGATGCACGACGACCTCATTGGGACCATCGAGTCGGCCCTCCCGCCCGAGGACGAACGGCCGACCGTCGGACAGGTCGCGTTCTACGACGAACGGTTCTCGCCGTACCGGATAAACGGCCCCGGCTTCGGCCGCGCGCACACCGCGCCGCTCGGGGCCAGGGACGTGTTCGCCGACAGCGACCGGACGTACGCCGAGAACTACGAGGCGAGCTACGACTTCGAGGGGATGCTGGAGTACGACCCCGACGTCGTCCTCCACCACTTCGCCATCACACCGTTCTACGAGTTCGACTCGATTCTGGAGACGGTCCGGGACCACCCCGTCGGGAGTCAGCTCTCGGCCGTCGAGAACGACCGCTTCTACGCCTCCGGTACCGCCTTCCAGGGCCCCATCGTCAACCTCTTCCAACTGGAGATGACCGCCAAGCAACTGTACCCGGACCTGTTCGGCGAGTGGCCTGGCTACGAGGACGGCGACAGCTACCCCGAGGTCCCCGAGGACGAGCGCCTCTTCGACCGGGACGAACTCGCGACCGTCGTGCGCGGCGAGTGA
- a CDS encoding redoxin domain-containing protein, with protein MTNVGDEAPDFTVPKAGGEAYNDLEAFTLSEAVSEGPTVLAFYPAAFTSGCTAEMCAFRDSMGLFDDLDARVYGVSVDLPFAQNIWIRAENLNFPMLSDWTHEVIHAYDVVLDDMYGMIEVAQRSVFVVDTDGVVTYRWVRGDENPDFEELVGEVGDAVEEAAR; from the coding sequence ATGACAAACGTCGGCGACGAGGCACCCGACTTCACGGTACCGAAGGCGGGCGGCGAGGCGTACAACGACCTCGAGGCGTTCACGCTCTCGGAGGCAGTGAGCGAGGGCCCGACGGTCCTCGCCTTCTACCCGGCCGCGTTCACCAGCGGTTGTACCGCGGAGATGTGCGCCTTCCGGGACTCGATGGGGCTGTTCGACGACCTCGACGCGCGAGTGTACGGGGTCAGCGTCGACCTCCCGTTCGCCCAGAACATCTGGATACGGGCGGAGAACCTGAACTTCCCGATGCTCTCGGACTGGACCCACGAGGTCATCCACGCCTACGACGTGGTGCTCGACGACATGTATGGGATGATAGAGGTCGCCCAGCGGAGCGTCTTCGTCGTCGATACCGACGGCGTCGTCACGTACCGCTGGGTTCGCGGCGACGAGAACCCCGACTTCGAGGAACTGGTCGGCGAAGTCGGAGACGCCGTCGAGGAGGCGGCACGCTGA
- a CDS encoding ubiquitin-like small modifier protein 1: MEVELRLFATFRERVGERTLDRAVAPGTTVRDLLAALEADYPALDGELLDGEGTPPSVAVLHDGKRADLDAELTPDDRVSICPPVTGGNGT; encoded by the coding sequence ATGGAGGTGGAACTCAGGTTGTTCGCCACGTTCCGCGAGCGGGTCGGCGAGCGGACGCTCGACCGGGCGGTCGCCCCGGGAACGACGGTCCGTGACCTGCTCGCGGCGCTCGAAGCCGACTACCCCGCACTCGACGGGGAACTCCTCGACGGCGAGGGGACGCCCCCCTCGGTGGCCGTCCTCCACGACGGGAAGCGGGCGGACCTCGACGCGGAACTGACACCGGACGACCGGGTGAGCATCTGTCCGCCCGTCACGGGCGGGAACGGCACGTAG
- a CDS encoding S8 family serine peptidase, with protein sequence MRERTSLGRRSFLRLSGLAGVGAFTGITGATPGRSPGARGDELLVGVSRSDESKRKGPGRAIEKDLPEQARIAHENAALGYAAVEFPGEGTDRARENFRRAMARREDVKYVEENATFETLLVPNDPRFDDQYADQTVNAPTAWDVTLGDADVTVAVVDQGVKYDHPDLDGNVASDPGYDFVDDDGDPYPDDLGEEIHGTHVAGIAAAEVDNGEGVSGIGNSTILAARALSETGSGSTSDIADAIQWAADEGADVVNLSLGGGGYTNTMKNAVSYATDQGALVVAAAGNDSGQPVSYPAAYSECLAVSALDPDEGLASYSNVGPEIELAAPGTNVLSTWTGDDYETISGTSMATPVVAGVAGLTLAAWDLSNEELRTHLKDTAVDIGLADDEQGSGRVDAGNAVTTEPGSGSGGDDGDDGDDGGDDGGSGDSESVSVSDSLSGYWDADCWSYPFQYDAPSRVVVELSGPSNADFDLYVNDGVGSCPSTSDYDYRSWTVDSQERISIDAPDTSTDLRVLVDSYSGGGDYTVTITEFA encoded by the coding sequence ATGCGTGAGAGAACCTCACTCGGCCGCCGTAGCTTCCTTCGACTGTCCGGACTCGCCGGCGTCGGCGCCTTCACCGGTATCACGGGCGCGACGCCCGGCCGTTCGCCGGGGGCGAGAGGGGACGAACTCCTCGTCGGCGTCAGTCGGAGCGACGAGTCGAAGCGGAAGGGACCGGGGCGGGCCATCGAGAAGGACCTCCCGGAGCAGGCCCGTATCGCACACGAGAACGCGGCACTCGGCTACGCTGCCGTCGAGTTCCCCGGGGAGGGGACCGACCGCGCCCGCGAGAACTTCCGCCGGGCGATGGCCAGACGGGAGGACGTGAAGTACGTCGAGGAGAACGCCACCTTCGAGACGCTGCTCGTCCCGAACGACCCGCGCTTCGACGACCAGTACGCGGACCAGACGGTGAACGCGCCGACGGCGTGGGACGTCACGCTCGGCGACGCGGACGTCACCGTCGCGGTCGTCGACCAGGGCGTGAAGTACGACCACCCGGACCTCGACGGGAACGTCGCCTCCGACCCGGGGTACGACTTCGTCGACGACGACGGCGACCCCTACCCCGACGACCTCGGAGAGGAGATACACGGGACCCACGTCGCCGGCATCGCCGCCGCCGAGGTGGACAACGGCGAGGGCGTCTCCGGCATCGGCAACTCGACGATACTCGCCGCGCGCGCGCTGAGCGAGACGGGCAGCGGGAGCACGAGCGACATCGCCGACGCCATCCAGTGGGCCGCCGACGAGGGTGCCGACGTCGTCAACCTCTCGCTGGGCGGGGGCGGCTACACGAACACGATGAAGAACGCCGTCTCCTACGCGACGGACCAGGGGGCGCTCGTCGTCGCCGCCGCCGGCAACGACTCCGGTCAGCCCGTCTCGTACCCGGCGGCCTACAGCGAGTGTCTCGCCGTCTCGGCGCTCGACCCCGACGAGGGCCTCGCGTCGTACTCCAACGTCGGCCCCGAGATAGAACTCGCCGCGCCCGGGACGAACGTCCTCTCGACGTGGACGGGTGACGACTACGAGACGATATCGGGCACCTCGATGGCGACGCCCGTCGTCGCCGGCGTCGCCGGCCTGACGCTCGCCGCGTGGGACCTCTCGAACGAGGAACTCCGGACGCACCTGAAGGACACCGCCGTCGATATCGGCCTCGCGGACGACGAACAGGGGAGCGGACGCGTCGACGCCGGTAACGCCGTGACGACCGAACCGGGGAGCGGGTCCGGCGGCGACGACGGCGACGACGGCGACGACGGTGGGGACGACGGCGGGAGCGGCGACTCCGAGTCCGTCTCCGTGAGCGACTCGCTGTCGGGCTACTGGGACGCCGACTGCTGGAGCTATCCGTTCCAGTACGACGCCCCGAGTCGCGTCGTCGTCGAACTGAGCGGCCCGTCGAACGCCGACTTCGACCTCTACGTGAACGACGGCGTCGGCTCCTGCCCCTCGACGTCGGACTACGACTACCGGTCGTGGACCGTCGACAGCCAGGAGCGCATCAGCATCGACGCACCCGACACCTCGACGGACCTGCGCGTGCTCGTCGACTCCTACAGCGGGGGCGGCGACTACACGGTGACCATCACCGAGTTCGCCTGA
- the gcvT gene encoding glycine cleavage system aminomethyltransferase GcvT, which translates to MALRKPPLWDVHAERDATFTEFGGWDMPVEFDSIRTEHEAVRETVGLFDVSHMGELEVRGPDAAALMQRLTTNDVSRLAPGEGQYSAITDSEGVILDDTIVYALPEARQPDTGEGFLFIPNAGHDGEMEARWVDHRDEWDLDCEVENRTAEYAMVALQGPDSEDLLADAAGEAVRDVAPFDFVEADIEGVPVLAARSGYTGEDGFELLCPWDDAEAVWSALPCQPCGLGARDTLRLEKGFLLSGQDFDAESNPRTPYEAGIDFVVALDTDFVGRDALADATDPDERFVGFELRERGIPRGGYDITDAEGTVIGTVTSGTMSPSLGEGIGLGYVPREFAAPGTDIGIVVRGQRKDARITDIPFL; encoded by the coding sequence ATGGCCCTTCGCAAACCGCCGCTGTGGGACGTCCACGCCGAGCGGGACGCCACGTTCACGGAGTTCGGCGGCTGGGACATGCCGGTGGAGTTCGACTCCATCCGGACCGAACACGAGGCCGTCCGCGAGACTGTCGGTCTCTTCGACGTCTCGCACATGGGCGAACTCGAGGTCCGAGGCCCCGACGCCGCGGCCCTCATGCAACGGCTCACCACCAACGACGTCTCCCGACTCGCGCCGGGCGAGGGCCAGTACTCGGCCATCACCGACAGCGAGGGCGTCATCCTCGACGACACCATCGTCTACGCGCTCCCGGAGGCGCGCCAGCCCGACACCGGCGAGGGCTTCCTGTTCATCCCGAACGCGGGCCACGACGGGGAGATGGAAGCGCGGTGGGTCGACCACCGCGACGAGTGGGACCTCGACTGCGAGGTCGAGAACCGAACCGCCGAGTACGCGATGGTCGCGCTCCAGGGTCCAGACAGCGAGGACCTCCTCGCCGACGCCGCGGGCGAGGCCGTCCGCGACGTGGCCCCCTTCGACTTCGTCGAGGCCGATATCGAGGGCGTTCCGGTCCTCGCGGCCCGGAGCGGCTACACGGGCGAGGACGGCTTCGAACTCCTCTGTCCGTGGGACGACGCCGAGGCCGTCTGGTCGGCGCTCCCCTGTCAGCCCTGCGGCCTCGGCGCGCGGGACACCCTCCGACTGGAGAAGGGCTTCCTCCTCTCGGGGCAGGACTTCGACGCCGAGTCGAACCCGCGGACGCCCTACGAGGCCGGCATCGACTTCGTCGTCGCCCTCGACACGGACTTCGTCGGGCGCGACGCGCTGGCCGACGCCACCGACCCCGACGAGCGGTTCGTCGGCTTCGAACTCCGAGAGCGGGGGATTCCCCGGGGCGGGTACGACATCACCGACGCCGAGGGGACCGTCATCGGGACCGTCACCAGCGGGACGATGAGTCCCTCGCTGGGCGAGGGCATCGGCCTCGGCTACGTCCCGCGCGAGTTCGCAGCCCCCGGCACCGACATCGGCATCGTGGTCCGCGGCCAGCGGAAAGACGCACGCATCACCGACATACCCTTCCTATGA
- a CDS encoding acyl-CoA dehydrogenase family protein yields MPFELTRDQRTLREETRRFTREEIAPVADELDANREYPGEILDALAERGVTGLTVAETYGGRGAGPVELAVVVEELSAGLMSVAAALSLHLGVAEVVERFGTDAQRERFLPAMAAFERVGALGLAEAGAGSDKAAMETRAERDGDEWVLSGHKQWVTNVADADVVLLYARTDPPEERGGISAFLVPAGALDVVREWDVIGGRSVGTYRVEFDGVRVGTDRLVGERGRALERRGALRTGVNLPARAVGVARAALSDAVDYVHEREQFGRAVEEYQGVRWRVAEMSQRVEAARLLTLRAASAAARDAPTASGDTSLAKVYATEAAVDTASDAMGLHGGVGYTGEHSVERYFRDAKLLTIAGGSNDVHRNAVADAAFSR; encoded by the coding sequence ATGCCGTTCGAGTTGACACGAGACCAGCGGACTCTCCGCGAGGAGACGCGCCGGTTCACCCGAGAGGAGATAGCGCCCGTCGCGGACGAGTTGGACGCGAACCGCGAGTACCCCGGCGAGATACTGGACGCGCTCGCGGAGCGCGGGGTGACGGGGCTCACCGTCGCCGAGACGTACGGGGGGCGGGGGGCCGGCCCCGTCGAACTCGCCGTCGTCGTCGAGGAACTGTCTGCGGGACTGATGTCGGTCGCCGCGGCGCTGTCGTTGCACCTCGGCGTCGCCGAGGTCGTCGAGCGCTTCGGCACCGACGCCCAGCGCGAGCGGTTCCTGCCGGCGATGGCGGCCTTCGAGCGGGTCGGCGCGCTCGGCCTCGCCGAGGCGGGGGCGGGCAGCGACAAGGCGGCGATGGAGACGCGCGCGGAGCGAGACGGCGACGAGTGGGTGCTCTCGGGACACAAGCAGTGGGTGACGAACGTCGCGGACGCCGACGTCGTCCTCCTCTACGCGCGGACCGACCCGCCCGAGGAGCGAGGTGGCATCAGCGCCTTCCTCGTCCCGGCCGGGGCGCTCGACGTCGTCCGCGAGTGGGACGTCATCGGTGGGCGCAGCGTCGGCACCTACCGCGTCGAGTTCGACGGCGTCCGGGTGGGAACGGACCGTCTCGTGGGCGAGCGCGGCCGTGCGCTCGAACGGCGGGGGGCCCTCCGGACGGGCGTGAACCTCCCCGCGCGGGCCGTCGGCGTCGCCCGTGCGGCGCTCTCCGACGCCGTCGACTACGTCCACGAACGCGAGCAGTTCGGGCGGGCCGTCGAGGAGTACCAGGGCGTCCGCTGGCGCGTCGCGGAGATGAGCCAGCGCGTCGAGGCCGCCCGGTTGCTGACGCTCCGGGCCGCGAGTGCGGCGGCCCGCGACGCGCCGACCGCGAGCGGCGATACGAGCCTGGCGAAGGTGTACGCCACCGAGGCGGCCGTCGACACCGCTTCTGACGCGATGGGACTCCACGGCGGGGTGGGGTACACCGGCGAACACAGCGTCGAGCGGTACTTCCGCGACGCGAAACTGCTGACCATCGCCGGCGGGTCGAACGACGTCCACCGCAACGCGGTCGCCGACGCCGCCTTCTCGCGGTGA
- the gcvH gene encoding glycine cleavage system protein GcvH, which translates to MSFEIPDDLYYLESHEWARIDGDTARVGISDFAQDELGDVVFVELPDGGESLDQEAQFGVIESIKAVSDLYTPLSGTVSAVNEDLFDAPELVNEDPFGDGWLLELEGVDEDELDALLTPEAYEEQIA; encoded by the coding sequence ATGAGCTTCGAGATACCCGACGACCTGTACTACCTGGAATCGCACGAGTGGGCACGCATCGACGGCGACACCGCGAGGGTCGGCATCTCCGACTTCGCGCAGGACGAACTGGGCGACGTGGTCTTCGTCGAACTCCCCGACGGAGGGGAGTCCCTCGACCAGGAGGCGCAGTTCGGCGTCATCGAGTCCATCAAGGCCGTCTCCGACCTCTACACTCCCCTCTCGGGGACCGTGAGCGCGGTCAACGAGGACCTGTTCGACGCGCCGGAACTCGTCAACGAGGACCCCTTCGGCGACGGCTGGCTGCTCGAACTCGAAGGCGTAGACGAGGACGAACTCGACGCACTCCTCACGCCCGAGGCGTACGAAGAACAGATCGCCTGA